From a region of the Salinispira pacifica genome:
- a CDS encoding toprim domain-containing protein, with translation MGRGTKTTKKPAAESTAYDESKIKTLSSLEHIRLRSGMYIGRLGDGSNQDDGIYILLKEVIDNSVDEFIMGHGSTIDITIQGNRLSVRDYGRGIPLGKIVECVSVINTGAKYNTEVFQFSVGLNGVGTKAVNALSEDFMVQAFREGKYARADFSRGNQKDEKKGKSQEKTGTLISFVPDPEIFPDYRFNLEFIEERLWNYAYLNSGLTLRLKVLDENGKTLTAEEHESSGTKKNGWQVFHSEKGLQDLLEREVGDELLYNISYYKAQHLEFAFTHGQSYGETHWSFVNGQFTSDGGTHLSAFREGLLKGVNDFYQKSYSGVDVREGIVASVAVKLESPVFESQTKNKLGNTEIRSWIVQETREAVADFLHKNKTAAKRIQDKIINNEKLRKELNVVRKEAKEAAKKIALKIPNLKDCKYHLGDKKRGEESTIFITEGKSASGSMVSCRDVYTQAIFSLRGKIQNMFGRSQAAIYKNEELYNMMMALGIENGIEGLRYARIVISTDADHDGFHIRNLLLTFFLSFFEDLVVQERVYILETPLFRVRNKQETRYCYNLKERDEALKAIRNPEVTRFKGLGEISPNEFGQFIGEDIRLLKVNIRTIKGLHETMDFYMGKNTPDRKSYIMQNLLDVSD, from the coding sequence ATGGGAAGGGGAACAAAAACTACGAAAAAACCTGCGGCAGAATCTACCGCATATGATGAAAGTAAAATTAAAACCCTCAGCTCGCTTGAGCATATCCGCCTTCGCAGCGGAATGTACATCGGACGGCTGGGTGACGGTTCCAATCAGGATGACGGAATTTACATTCTGCTGAAGGAAGTGATCGATAACTCGGTGGATGAATTCATCATGGGCCACGGCTCCACCATCGATATCACCATTCAGGGCAACCGCCTGAGTGTACGGGATTACGGCCGGGGCATCCCCCTGGGCAAAATCGTTGAGTGCGTATCTGTGATCAATACCGGAGCCAAGTACAATACCGAGGTGTTTCAGTTTTCTGTGGGACTGAACGGTGTGGGCACCAAGGCGGTGAACGCCCTCAGTGAAGATTTCATGGTGCAGGCATTCCGGGAGGGAAAATACGCCCGGGCGGACTTTTCCCGGGGAAACCAGAAGGATGAGAAAAAGGGGAAGAGTCAGGAGAAGACCGGTACGCTGATCAGCTTCGTGCCCGATCCGGAAATCTTTCCCGACTACCGTTTCAATCTTGAGTTTATCGAAGAACGGCTGTGGAACTATGCCTATCTGAACTCGGGACTGACCCTCCGGCTCAAGGTGCTGGATGAGAACGGAAAAACTCTCACTGCAGAGGAGCACGAAAGCTCCGGAACGAAGAAAAACGGCTGGCAGGTATTCCATTCGGAAAAGGGCCTGCAGGATCTCCTTGAACGGGAAGTGGGGGATGAACTTCTCTACAACATCAGCTACTACAAGGCACAGCATCTGGAGTTCGCATTTACCCACGGTCAGAGTTACGGGGAAACCCACTGGAGTTTCGTGAACGGTCAGTTCACATCAGATGGAGGGACCCATCTTTCGGCCTTCCGGGAGGGGCTTCTCAAAGGGGTTAATGATTTCTATCAGAAATCCTACTCCGGGGTGGATGTCCGGGAGGGCATTGTGGCTTCGGTTGCGGTGAAACTGGAATCCCCGGTTTTTGAAAGTCAGACCAAGAATAAACTGGGAAACACGGAAATCCGCAGCTGGATTGTTCAGGAAACCCGGGAGGCTGTGGCGGATTTCCTCCATAAAAACAAGACGGCGGCCAAACGCATCCAGGACAAGATTATCAACAACGAGAAACTCCGCAAGGAGCTGAATGTTGTCCGGAAGGAAGCAAAAGAGGCTGCAAAAAAAATCGCCCTGAAAATTCCCAACCTGAAAGATTGCAAATATCATCTGGGAGATAAAAAGCGGGGTGAAGAAAGCACCATATTTATTACCGAGGGAAAGTCCGCATCCGGTTCCATGGTAAGCTGCCGGGACGTATACACCCAGGCAATATTCTCCCTCCGGGGAAAAATTCAGAACATGTTCGGCCGAAGCCAGGCTGCAATATATAAAAATGAAGAGCTCTACAACATGATGATGGCCCTTGGCATCGAAAACGGGATAGAGGGTCTGCGGTATGCCAGGATCGTGATCTCAACCGATGCCGACCATGACGGGTTTCATATCCGGAATCTGCTTCTCACCTTTTTCCTCAGCTTTTTTGAAGATCTGGTGGTGCAGGAGCGGGTGTACATTCTGGAAACTCCCCTCTTTCGGGTGAGGAACAAACAGGAAACCCGCTACTGCTACAACCTGAAGGAGCGTGACGAAGCTCTCAAGGCGATCCGTAACCCGGAGGTTACCCGGTTCAAGGGGCTGGGAGAGATCAGCCCCAACGAGTTCGGCCAGTTTATCGGAGAAGATATACGGCTTTTGAAGGTGAATATCAGAACCATCAAAGGACTCCATGAGACCATGGATTTTTACATGGGGAAAAACACCCCTGACCGTAAATCTTACATCATGCAGAATCTTCTGGATGTGAGCGACTGA
- a CDS encoding response regulator, with the protein MNETVLIVEDEALVGLSMQDTLIRYGFKIPRVIDNADELIPAVMEYRPDLILMDIRINSFVDGVDAAERIRLVSDIPVVYVTAHNDPATRGRAAKTDPMGYLVKPVEETTLVHTVKSVLS; encoded by the coding sequence ATGAATGAGACGGTACTGATTGTAGAGGATGAAGCGCTGGTGGGACTATCGATGCAGGATACTCTCATACGCTATGGATTCAAAATTCCCCGGGTTATCGACAATGCAGATGAGCTGATTCCGGCAGTCATGGAATACCGCCCCGATCTGATCCTCATGGATATACGGATAAATAGTTTTGTGGACGGTGTGGATGCAGCGGAGCGCATCCGCCTGGTTTCGGATATTCCTGTGGTGTATGTAACCGCACACAACGATCCCGCCACCCGTGGCCGGGCAGCCAAAACCGACCCCATGGGATATCTGGTAAAGCCGGTGGAAGAAACCACCCTGGTACATACCGTTAAAAGCGTGCTTTCCTGA
- a CDS encoding histidine kinase dimerization/phosphoacceptor domain -containing protein — MSEPHTGKLFFIHESYFRRFRWPVLLLSLLIYSGIILSFGRSLGVSANYIVAFPVIAASLGFGFTGGIIAGTLGLPANLLLFALLGHPEFSPESKLIAQIFGMTVGGSMGLLGNYFQELRARIHRIEQISAQLNRQIQDKEVLVQELHHRVKNNLTLIISLIQMQRNNALQKSGTSVEDHLDILARRVRTIASVHDNVYSDETRTSVNLQSHLPRLVDSVIRSYHIPGLDLEVDLQFQSGISLEHATPLSLIILEIVTNSCKHAFSSPDENPRINLYGRETADERIIIISDNGTGSSKHSGGGLGSRIITALARQIRAEVYMETHRGYEYVIKMPLPRHEAAAGDDGQYPPLTAESID, encoded by the coding sequence GTGAGTGAACCACATACCGGTAAACTGTTTTTTATTCATGAGAGCTACTTCCGCCGGTTCCGCTGGCCCGTCCTCCTGTTGTCTCTGCTGATATATAGCGGAATCATTCTCAGCTTCGGGCGGAGCCTGGGGGTCTCGGCAAATTATATTGTGGCCTTTCCGGTAATTGCCGCATCCCTGGGTTTCGGGTTTACCGGAGGGATTATTGCCGGAACACTGGGTCTGCCGGCGAATCTGCTCCTGTTCGCTCTGCTGGGCCATCCGGAATTCAGCCCGGAAAGCAAACTGATCGCCCAGATATTCGGCATGACCGTGGGCGGCAGCATGGGGCTTCTGGGCAACTATTTCCAGGAACTGCGGGCCAGGATTCACAGAATTGAACAGATCTCCGCCCAGCTCAACCGTCAGATACAGGATAAGGAAGTTCTTGTACAGGAACTTCATCACAGGGTGAAAAATAATCTCACCCTCATTATCAGTCTTATTCAGATGCAGCGGAACAATGCCCTCCAGAAAAGCGGCACATCTGTGGAGGATCATCTGGATATCCTGGCACGCAGGGTGAGAACCATCGCATCGGTTCACGACAACGTGTACTCCGATGAAACCAGAACCTCCGTGAACCTTCAAAGCCACCTGCCCAGACTGGTGGATTCGGTGATCCGCAGTTATCACATTCCCGGACTGGATCTGGAAGTGGACCTGCAGTTCCAGAGCGGTATCAGCCTGGAACATGCCACGCCTCTGAGTCTGATCATTCTGGAAATCGTGACCAACTCCTGTAAGCACGCCTTCTCTTCCCCCGATGAGAACCCACGGATCAATCTCTACGGAAGAGAAACAGCGGATGAGCGGATTATCATTATTTCAGATAACGGAACCGGCAGCAGCAAACACAGCGGCGGCGGATTGGGATCCAGGATTATTACTGCACTGGCACGGCAGATCAGAGCCGAGGTGTACATGGAAACCCACAGGGGTTACGAATACGTGATTAAAATGCCCCTTCCCCGGCATGAGGCCGCCGCCGGGGATGACGGGCAGTATCCGCCTCTGACCGCCGAATCCATCGATTAA